A part of Campylobacter concisus genomic DNA contains:
- a CDS encoding replication initiation protein yields MSEISFYFEEGDFVLKASRVVKAEKSGTLVFRNKMNSVLFPVNFTARDYDIFFTICWYAKQMGYVENAKFIEMPYSEICRFMPSGLNKTRFNDEVKNFRAKVLGQDGAAIYRSVEITEDDEITTVGVFFTDIRIFRNKQSLSFRLNPVALEILFSTLKFMKIDLNDFVAIKGKFAKTLYRLLHQYENVKTDKDGFKCVNFNRDDFERFMSAPAKYNASDLDRFVINPSINELNESYFKKLLFEKRIADGNKKAVVGYSFKFILNEKTERIGA; encoded by the coding sequence ATGAGTGAAATTTCTTTCTATTTTGAGGAAGGTGATTTCGTGTTAAAAGCCAGTAGGGTTGTTAAGGCCGAAAAGAGTGGTACGCTTGTCTTTCGAAACAAAATGAACTCTGTGTTGTTCCCGGTTAATTTCACAGCTAGGGATTATGATATTTTTTTTACGATCTGCTGGTATGCAAAGCAGATGGGCTATGTTGAAAATGCCAAATTTATTGAAATGCCTTACTCTGAAATTTGTAGATTTATGCCGTCTGGCCTGAATAAAACCAGATTTAACGATGAAGTAAAGAATTTTAGAGCCAAAGTTTTAGGGCAAGACGGCGCTGCCATCTATAGGAGCGTCGAAATTACCGAAGATGATGAAATAACTACCGTAGGCGTATTTTTTACGGATATTCGGATTTTTAGAAATAAGCAATCATTAAGTTTTAGACTAAACCCGGTTGCTCTTGAGATTTTATTCAGTACCCTTAAATTTATGAAAATAGATTTAAACGACTTTGTTGCGATTAAGGGCAAATTTGCCAAGACTTTATATCGACTCCTGCATCAATACGAAAACGTAAAAACCGATAAAGACGGCTTTAAGTGTGTAAATTTTAATAGAGACGACTTTGAAAGATTTATGAGTGCGCCGGCTAAATATAACGCTTCCGATTTGGATCGCTTTGTAATTAATCCGTCTATAAACGAATTAAATGAAAGCTATTTCAAAAAACTTCTTTTTGAGAAAAGAATAGCTGACGGCAATAAAAAAGCGGTGGTCGGCTACTCGTTCAAATTTATTTTGAATGAAAAAACGGAAAGAATAGGGGCTTAA